The sequence CTGGTTGAAAACAAAAACCGTGAGTATCCTCTTCTTGCAAAGCTGGCAAAGCAGAAATTATGCATACCAAGGACAAGCGTTTTCCGCTGAATGTGCGTTTTCTAGTGCTGGAGACATTGTGACTTCTCAGCAGAGCACTTTAACAACAGAGCATGTTGATCATCTCCTGTTcctacacaaaaacatttacacTCCCCAACAATAGCTTGATGAACATGAACAGTTTCAGTTTGATTAACTTCAAAAAGTTCTGcacaaatgtgttgttttgtacatgtttacCTACTTTATAATGGGAGGTTTTATTTGTTATACATTTCAGTtgaaataataaatcagtgaatgactgaatgtgaCGTGCAATGTTTTTTGGAACTGTGGCATATTTCTAGAAGTGTAGGATTCATGTGTTTggataataaaattaaaattgttaTACTCGTCACTGTAGAATCACAATACTTGTAAAATCAAAATCGCAATTTAAATcgaatcggcacccaaaaacaGGGATTAAAATCGAATCGGGACAAAAGGGTATCGTTCCCTACTAGTTTGTCAAGGTCAATGTCTCCATTTTCAAGAACCCAGTTTAGAGCTTCGTATGGTTTTAGGTTTAACTAAAACCATACGAACATTcaagacagcaaaaaaaaaaatattcctaataTCCTGTGTGGGCTTTTGTTTTAATCTTCAAATGTTGTTAGTTTATTAagtaaagtgataaaaaaaaaaatcaagtatgAACTATCTAACCATCTACAGTGGGTTGCATAAGTATCCACACCGCTTTAacttttcaacattttgctACACTATGGCCcacaaacaaatatatttcattgaaatttgatgtgcaatttatacattatttagaACTCTATGAATGCAGCAGAGCTGCAGGCTGCTACTACTGCTGCAGTCTCACAGCTGTTAATGGTAACTTCAACGTATTAAATGCGCATTAAATTCTCCTTCACCATTCATACTGAGGTCGCATCGAAAAACATCACATCTGTAACTGATTCAGGACCACAAATGAAAGTGGCCTGAATCTGATTTGAAAAAGTCAGATATGGGTCGCATTTGAGTGCTcacactgcttttaaaaaatcagatctggacaCTTGATCaccaaaaaaatcagatttgggtcacatttgcctgcagtgtgaatgcagcatagAGTCTGGACTAGTCTATTACCAAAGTCAAAGAGCTCAGCACTGCCTAATGATTAATTGTGCTAAATGCAGGCAGGCACAACTACGGCGCTCGCATTTACACTTGTGCACATAGCAAGATTAAAAACACTCACCATTTCATTTCTAGTCATTTactaactgtttttttttttcgtttcttGGGGCACAGAGCTACACTACATATTTTTTCTCACTAATAACACATTTTGCTGAAAGCACGCAGACATGTGTGCTGCTCATATTTACATTTGCATCCATAGCAGGGTTcttgccagcgctgttgagcgtaggggcctcCGATGTTGAAATTTTTCTCCCTACAGAGCGATGGTGCCCCTATGCTCaattttcagcaacgtaggggggattttcagttttattttaattttttttaaatcggtaccatcgtaataattgttgcacacttggacacaaaagggagtTCCAGGtgtgcacgggttgttttaactctttttaatctgcataaccgaaaaacacatttatcagccGCGCCGTCTATTTACTACAGGTAATTGGCTCGGACGCTCccatctttacctgaggaccccggCAGCCCTTTAGATGCCCcagatgctgcctgtgtgcatcctctgcttACATAACCATAATCACCGTTGACGTATTTAAGCTTAGAGGAGTGCGGAGAGTCCGGGCTCTGCTGTGTGCAGAGGCTCAAACATACCATGACCTGGAAGGGCACAGCGGCGAAGGCACCGCCCCGCTCCCAATTTGCCGCTAAACGGGGCCATAAACATGATTACCTCGCTGAGCCCTCTCCGCTCTCTGGCGAAAGCTCTGATGACCAATCCGCGTACGTTCTTCCGGAGTATGTTTAGGCCCTAAGGCTATAAGCTATACTATGGTGAAATTTTGATCCTAACTAAAATACAGTGTCATTGTAAAAGCACTTATTAATCTAAGGACAAACAGGAGTTTTAACTGTTATATTTGGTTCTTCTGGATCACTTTGTTGTAGATTATTTCAAACTGTAGTTCTGTGAGGTGAGTAGGACTTACCAAGAGGAGCCGGGGCCTCTGGCTTGACAGGAAGCGGGACTGGAGATCTGGGATGATCTCTGTAGCCTGGAAGTCTGGTGTCTCTTCTGTTCTGAGGGGGGCCCTGCCAGTACGGGGAGGGGAAGCCGGCGGGCGTGGGCGTGAAGGATGAAGCAGCTCCGTGCTGTGGGAAAGCCACACATATTGAATATTAGAAAAGGGTTCCAACTGTTAACGATCCTCTGCTATGGTGATAGTTTTTGTTAATCATCGTCTCTCCCTTGAATTTACCTGCTGGCATTCATCGTTGAATCCTGCCAGGGATAGTAACCTAGTCAGTTTAAAGCTATAAAGCTGGTTTAGTTCAGCTGGTCTACTGCCATGCCAGCCGGAAGCTCATTAGGCCAATTATTCCTGCTGTACACATCTACTCTGGGATCCAGCAATGTTTCAACagactttcttcttttttacttgGCTTTCACAcgtaaaccaaaataaaataaagttttccACTGTAGCATCTGCATACCTGATAATCAAACTGGTTTATGGCCATGGGGGCCATGGCGTAGCTGTCGGGCTGAGCCCCATACCCATGGCTGTTCTGAGGGTAAACCCCGTGGTGGGCCTCAGAGGTGAACTCCACGCTGTCCTGGCTGTTGCTGTCCTCACTGGGATTCACTACGTCCATTGGTCCTGAACCTGGTGGGACCCAGGCCTGGTCAGGAGGCGGAGGCGGGGGAGGGGGCTGGCTATGCATTCCCCACTCTGGGaaatacaaatagaaaataGGGCTGGGTGAAATGGCCTTTTcaaaatatctcaatatttttaagcCATATTTTGCCTTCGTCCTTAAGATGATGCTTCGATGCATAAAATTGAACCAGAACGACAATACTCAAATAATAATATCTGATCTGTATCATAAGTGGAGTTTCCCCCAAACTAATACAGCATAGGGTACCTGTTAATTTATCTTTTTCAGAAGAAAACCCTTAAAATCAAACAGTTACAAGTTAAAGCCACAtgccaaatgtcacacaggcaccGTTATTAACAGATGTCACTCTGCACAAtatcaaaatgtataaaacaaattgggaaaaaaattatgtgcaTTTATTAAGTAAAGTGCTCCttgaataaaaataagcaatatcacacgagAGCGAAAGAGTGCTGTTgtgctgtcactatgtaaggacagctttacatcaaacttgtagattgtgtgaaaaaaaacaggctcattgagcccccttgctgctcctgcagcctttggcagattgccagaatgcaccacgaccgagcaagAATCAATCAGAGCCAGAATTGTGATTGATGGACTGACAGCaattgctcacaggccccgcccctttcacGGAGcaagagcgccgtcttttttacagtaggagtagaagatggaattggcgacttttctgcttgaaaggtaattactgctgcttgattt is a genomic window of Gouania willdenowi chromosome 16, fGouWil2.1, whole genome shotgun sequence containing:
- the pnisr gene encoding arginine/serine-rich protein PNISR isoform X4 translates to MWDQGGQPWPQWPLSQQQWMQSFQHQQDPGQVDWAALAQAWIAQKDSTGPEQPNIQPNGQDIPGIESAPQNNHGTFQGDQPFGRMWQPEWGMHSQPPPPPPPPDQAWVPPGSGPMDVVNPSEDSNSQDSVEFTSEAHHGVYPQNSHGTELLHPSRPRPPASPPRTGRAPLRTEETPDFQATEIIPDLQSRFLSSQRPRLLLML